One region of Ornithorhynchus anatinus isolate Pmale09 chromosome X5, mOrnAna1.pri.v4, whole genome shotgun sequence genomic DNA includes:
- the NAT16 gene encoding LOW QUALITY PROTEIN: probable N-acetyltransferase 16 (The sequence of the model RefSeq protein was modified relative to this genomic sequence to represent the inferred CDS: inserted 2 bases in 2 codons), with the protein MDTGETALAPWERAQGEAGHLHRFCSQPVKRRPPGVRVARLTRDDRLRPRDLEKYRLIAKIPAVQRDVLPGGAIVQDWQPLRPCRGNLRXAVRERARPRLVTLCGRPFPVPLGGDGSRRXDAFGGVAARVRGQPLGHLERLVPTRAGHDVACQLSLAPDLWPPSARLPWASS; encoded by the exons ATGGACACGGGGGAGACGGCGCTGGCGCCGTGGGAGCGGGCCCAGGGCGAGGCCGGTCACCTGCACCGCTTCTGCAGCCAGCCGGTCAAGCGCAGGCCCCCGGGGGTCAGGGTGGCCCGGCTCACGCGCGACGACCGGCTCCGACCGCGGGACCTCGAGAAATACCGCCTCATCGCCAA GATCCCCGCCGTCCAGCGGGACGTCCTGCCCGGCGGCGCCATCGTCCAGGACTGGCAGCCCCTCCGGCCCTGCCGGGGCAACCTGC CCGCCGTCCGggagcgggcccggccccggctggTCACCCTGTGCGGCCGCCCCTTCCCCGTCCCGTTGGGCGGCGACGGGTCCCGAC CGGACGCCTTCGGCGGGGTCGCGGCCCGGGTCCGCGGCCAGCCGCTCGGCCATCTCGAGAGGCTGGTCCCGACCCGCGCCGGCCACGATGTCGCCTGCCAGCTCTCCCTGGCCCCGGACCTCTGGCCGCCTTCTGCCAGGTTGCCCTGGGCCTCGAGCTGA